CCCACATTAGGCTTACCCACTATAGCAACCTTAACCAAATCTTCTTTAAGCTCTGCTTCTCCCTCTTCAGGCAATAGAGATATAACCCTATCAAGGAGCTCATCTAAATTTCTCTTAGACTCAGCAGATATAGAAATTATTTCACCTATACCTAAAGAGTAAAAGTCCGAAACAAACTTTTCGTGTTTAGATTCGTCTATTTTATTAACAACAAGAATAGCCTTTTTATTCATCTTCCTTATCACATCAGCAATTTCCTCATCCGCTGATAAAAGTCCATCCTTTCCATCCACAACAAAAAGCACAAGATGCGCTTCCTCTATGGCCTTTAAAACCTGCTCCCTTATTCCCTCCCATATGGGATCTTTTTCTCCTAGAGAAAAACCACCCGTATCAACAAGCCAAAACCTTTTACCAAGCCATTCTCCTATTCCATATATTCTGTCGCGAGTAATTCCAGGTATATCACCAACTATGGCCTTTCTTTCTCCTATAATTTTGTTAAAGAGAGTAGATTTGCCTACGTTAGGTCTACCCACTATCGCTACAATTGGTAAAGACATTAACTTACACCTCCAAAGGATCGATAACCAAGTTAACTCTTTTGGAAATCTTAATTTTACCGCTTTCCAAGTTTTTCCAAAGCTCTCTCTGAAGCTCTCCCCTTTTTCCCTTAACTACCAAAGCTAAAGAAAGCTTTTCACCTACTAGAAATCTCCTAACAGGGCCTAAAACCTCCAAGTAAGGATTCCCATCGAAAAGCCTTTTTACGCTTTCTGCTCTTTTCTTTAAGGTGCTCTCTCTACCCCCCTCAAAGGAAATCACGGCGATCGAGTAATTAGGTGGGTAGCGAAGCTCTTCCCTTTTATCAAGCTCTTTTTGAAGAAATTCCCTCCAAGAGTTATTCCCAAAAACCTTAAAAACAGGATGTTCTGGAATACTAGTTTGAACGTAAAGCTCCTTTGGAGAAAAATCAGCAAGAGAATATATCATCCTTAAGGTTTCCTCCTCACTTCTATAACCAGAGGTATATAAAGATATATCAGCTAAAACAATACAAGCCAAAGCTGCGTTTCTCATAACCTTTGGCTGAAGAACACTTTGAGTCCCAAGAATAAGCAGTGAAGATTCCTTAAACTCTCTTGACTCCGCATCCCATAACTCTACATTCTCGCCCAGCTTCTTCTCCAAGAGAAGTTTAACATGCTCTATACCTGGTGAACCTACCTTAAAGAAAAATCCTCTACAATTAGAACACCTATCTAAAAAGAACTCTTCATGCCCACAATAAGAGCACCTAAGTTTATTTTCCCTTTTGTAAAAAGACAAAGGAATACCACAATTAGAACACATTGGGACATAACCACACTCTTCACACTTAACATAGGAGGCATAAGCTTTTCTATTTAGTAAAAGGACATTTTTCTTCCCACTTTTTAAGTTAGCCTTAACTTTATTAAAAACAGAGAGAGATAAAAAGGCCTCTTTCCGAGTCTTTCTTAAGTCAACCAGCCTATACTTTGGAAGCTTTTGGAGTAGTTCCTCAAGATCCCATCCCTCTTTCAATAAGGCGAAAGCTTCAAGGCTCGGGATCGCACCTCCTAAAACCATAGAAAAGCTCTCAATCTTTCTTCTTAAAAGGACTGCATCCCTTGCGTGAACATAAGGAGACGAAATCCTTTTTAAGTAAGGACTTCCCTCATCATCTACTATTATAAGCCCTAAACCCTTCACAGGAAGAAAAGCCAAAGAAGAGGTTCCAATAAATAGAGCTCCTCCCTCGCTTCTTGCAGCCTCCCAAGCCCTCTTTCTATCCTTTCTTTTCATCTCACTAAACCAAAGATAGATTCTTTCAAAGGAGAGCCTCGATGCCCAGTCCTCTACATCCTCAACCTGAGGAACAATGAGTAATACCTTTTCCCCGTTACTCAGAAACTCAAGACAGAGCTTTTTATAATAAGAGGCTCTCATATCTCTTGAGCCTACAATTACTTTATTAAATCCCTCTCTGTGAGGTTTCAATCCTAATTCACCAAAAGGCGGTAAATAGTCATAAGAGAAAAAAAGCTTAAGGGTCATACCAAGAGGATAACAATATTCAAAAGAAAGCATTTTGGCAAACTCTAAAAAAGAAGAGGGTATAGGAGGAGACGAATCCACAACCTCTTCTATCTTCTTAAGCCCTTTCTCCTCCCCCAACCTTACAGATAAAACCCATCCTTTAGACAAGCTCTTACCAACAGGAACTCTAACTCTTAAACCAGGCTCAAGCTTCTGAGAGCTGAAGTAAGAAAGAACAAAATGTATAGGGCGCTCAACGGCAACATCCAGTACGTATCCCATTAGCCTCTTTAAGTATCTCTTCAGCTACCTTCTTTTTATGAAGTCTTGGTAAAAATCTCACAACACCAGAAGGATAAACAAAAGCAACCTCATTCTCTTCTCCTGCAAATCCTATGCTCGCCTCGTTAACTACAATAAAGTCAGCGTTCTTCTCTTTAAGCTTCTTATAAGCGTTTGCAAAGACATCTTCCGTCTCAAGAGCAAAACCCACAAGAACTTGGCCGTTCTTTTTTATCTTACCAAGTTCAAGAAGTATATCAGGATTTTTAGAAAGTTCAACAACTAAACCAGAAAGCCCCTCCTTCTTTATTTTAGAGGAAGAGGTCGAAACCGGCTTAAAATCTGAAACGGCTGCTGACTTAACAGCTATATGAACGTTTGGAAAAATCTCTAAACAGGCCTCGAACATCTCACAAGCAGCTTCAACCTTATACAACTTAACATCCGGAGGAGGAGTCAGATTAACCGGTCCGCTTACAAGATATACATAAGCTCCCATAAGGCTTGCTACATACGCAACCGAGTATCCCATCTTACCGCTCGAAGGGTTCGAGATAAACCTAACAGGATCTATCCATTCTCTCGTGGGACCAGCAGTAACTAAAACCTTCAATCCTGTAAGAATCTTAGGCTCGTACAAGGTTTTCTCAGCTATATAAAAGGCAGTTTCGGGAGAAACAAGCCTCCCCTTTCCAGATTCGCCACATGCCAAAAATCCCTCCTCAGGCTCAAG
This DNA window, taken from Synergistota bacterium, encodes the following:
- the coaBC gene encoding bifunctional phosphopantothenoylcysteine decarboxylase/phosphopantothenate--cysteine ligase CoaBC, which encodes MGDAFKSFLQGKNIILGVTGSISAYKSVEFLRLLQDGGANVKVILSEGATEFITPLSFSPFAKEVYSPSDYFAGGVPHIELASWGELLIVYPASADFISSVAFGRADGLLETVYMAFRGPKILAPAMNWRMYESSSLRRALKLIKDEAIILEPEEGFLACGESGKGRLVSPETAFYIAEKTLYEPKILTGLKVLVTAGPTREWIDPVRFISNPSSGKMGYSVAYVASLMGAYVYLVSGPVNLTPPPDVKLYKVEAACEMFEACLEIFPNVHIAVKSAAVSDFKPVSTSSSKIKKEGLSGLVVELSKNPDILLELGKIKKNGQVLVGFALETEDVFANAYKKLKEKNADFIVVNEASIGFAGEENEVAFVYPSGVVRFLPRLHKKKVAEEILKEANGIRTGCCR